The region GACTCGATGAACTGACTTCGCTGCTCGAAGTGAAGCCTCTCATTCGGCAAGCGGTGCGGGAACTCTCCTTAGGCGAACGCATGCGCATGGAATTGATTGCTGCCTTGCTGCACGCGCCTGAGGTTCTTCTTCTCGATGAACCCACAATTGGCCTCGATGTCGTCTCGCAGCGTCGAGTGCAGGATTTTCTCAAGTTTTACCAGCAGTCACAGCAGATTACGGTCATTCTCACCAGCCACTATATGAAGGACGTGCAGGCTCTCTGCAAACGGGCCATTATCATCAGTGGTGGCACACTGCGATACGATGGCCCGCTGGCCGAACTGGTCGAAAAATTCAGCCAGTACAAGCTGCTTTCCTTGCAGTTTGCCGGCGAGTTCAATGCGGACGAACTGCAGACTTACGGCCGTATTATCGAGCACTTGCCCCCACGGGTGAAACTTGAAGTTCCCCGGCACAATCTTCCCGAACTCCTTTCGAATCTGCTCGCCCGCTACTCCATCGAGGATCTTGAAGTCCAGGAGCGACCTCTGGAAGATGTGATTGCCGAAGTCTTCACGGCGGCCATGTCACAATCAACTGAGAAGTAGGTTCTCAGTTTCCAGCGAAAGTGATCACTGAAATGACAAGCCATCGCAGTTGTCTCAACACGCTTCTAATGTTCCCTTTCGCTCTGGCATTCCTGCTGGGTGTGAATCAATCTGCGATTGCGAATGAAGAGACTCCTGCTGAAGCCGCATTCCAGAAGCTGCACGAGAGCGAGCAGAAAAAATACGCTCAGTTGGCCGAATCGTATTTGATGGCTCTTAAAGATCAGCCCGATAACCCGGTACTCTGGCTGCAGGCTGGTGATGCCCGCTTTTTCGCGGGCGATAGTGCTGGGGCACTGGCGGCATACGATGAATGCCTGAGAATCTCTCCCGCTCGCTATGCTTCATTCTGGCAGCGTGGGCTGGTGTTGCATGCATTGGGCAAGTGGAAAGACGGGGCACTTCAGTTTGAAGCGTACCATGAGCAGATCAGTCAGTCAGACCGCGAAAATGGCCTCTGGCAGTTTCTCTGTAACCGGGAACAATTCGACGAAAAAACAGCACTTCAAAAGCGAATCCGCTACGAGAAAGTGGATCGACAACCGTTCCCACTCGTCTATCGCTATTACGAAGGAGAAGTGACACTCGAACAAGTTAAGGCACAGCTTGCCCAAGCTTCTCTCACAAAAAATGAACAGCAATCGACCGATTTTTATCTGCCGCTCTACGTGGCTCTGTTAACGGATGCTCGCGGACAGAAAGACAAAGCCAGAGCTTTGTACGACGAAGCCCTCCAATCGACCTGGGCACGCGAGGCAGGTTATGGCCCGCAATACATGTGGCAAGTTGCCCGGTTACAACGAGCGCGCCTGCCCAAAAACACGAAATGAATGGTCATCTAGAAACAGATATCGCTTGTTGAAGAGTTCTCATTCAAGGCTGGAATGGCAATTTTCCTTCGCCTCGGGGCGGAACGATCGAGGCAGGCTTTGTCGAACTGTAGACACGC is a window of Planctopirus limnophila DSM 3776 DNA encoding:
- a CDS encoding ABC transporter ATP-binding protein — its product is MSIIEAQQLSKSYKVFRKKEGLLGSIQGVFHREYKVIEAVRDVSFSIEKGEMVAFLGANGAGKTTTLKLLSGLIHPTTGEAHVLGHIPWKRENAYRRRFSLVMGQKNQLWWDLPAVESFRLHQEIYRIDKAVYDRRLDELTSLLEVKPLIRQAVRELSLGERMRMELIAALLHAPEVLLLDEPTIGLDVVSQRRVQDFLKFYQQSQQITVILTSHYMKDVQALCKRAIIISGGTLRYDGPLAELVEKFSQYKLLSLQFAGEFNADELQTYGRIIEHLPPRVKLEVPRHNLPELLSNLLARYSIEDLEVQERPLEDVIAEVFTAAMSQSTEK